One window of Rasiella rasia genomic DNA carries:
- a CDS encoding M13 family metallopeptidase, translated as MKNLVYLSVLFCLIISCKNDKPSTEEEGMAQREPVVFDGITETIKPGDDFFHHVNKTWYDNAVIADDQVGVGAYRFLNIPQQELLQNILEEVSTEKHPAGSVEQMVGDFYASGMDTLSINERGSSPIQPILDRIDAIADIPAIMDFVANQLKTGDYSMLIPYISPDQENSSLNILHMAQTGLGLPDRDYYFQEDSSTKSIQDAYKTYLTTLFELVGDENAQANAAIVYDIEKRLATSHKTRIERRVIKENYHKMAVSDLDKDQPNIGWSTLFTTLGMHVDSIDVRQPAYHEKLNAMLTAVPLSQWKLYLKAHSLSSHDGILSKPFQDAAFAYSKVLSGQAEQQSRSLQMVRRVDRQIGFALGKLYVKRYFNEDAKKRALQLVNNFQKTLEKRIDALDWMSDSTKVKAKDKLFAISKKIGYPDVWREYDGVTISRDQFFENVVALRKNDYEYNLKQLNKAPNREEWHTTPSTVTAYYNPSLNEIVFPAGILQSPYFDLYADDAVNYGGIGMVIGHEFTHAFDDQGAQYDKNGNVTNWWTEDDYTKFKEKTQQIIEQYDAFTVLDSVHLKGALTVGENTADNGGIAIAYDAFKMTEQGKDTTKIGGYTPDQRFFLSIARIWRVKTRDEFLRNYVATDPHSPPVWRVNGPLMNFTPFYEAFNVKEGEANFRTEEERIKIW; from the coding sequence ATGAAAAACCTAGTCTATTTATCTGTACTTTTTTGTCTAATTATATCTTGTAAAAATGATAAGCCTTCTACTGAAGAAGAGGGCATGGCGCAACGAGAGCCCGTTGTTTTTGATGGTATTACTGAAACTATAAAGCCTGGAGACGATTTCTTTCACCATGTAAATAAGACGTGGTACGATAACGCTGTAATTGCCGACGACCAAGTAGGAGTAGGGGCATACCGATTTTTAAACATTCCCCAGCAAGAGTTGCTGCAAAATATTTTGGAAGAAGTTTCTACGGAAAAGCATCCAGCTGGAAGCGTAGAACAAATGGTGGGTGATTTTTATGCATCAGGAATGGATACCCTAAGTATAAATGAACGAGGAAGTTCTCCTATCCAACCTATTTTAGATAGAATAGATGCCATTGCAGATATTCCTGCTATAATGGATTTTGTGGCAAACCAACTTAAAACTGGTGATTACTCAATGCTTATACCTTATATCTCTCCAGATCAGGAAAATAGCTCCCTTAACATTTTACATATGGCACAAACTGGTTTAGGCTTACCAGATCGCGATTACTATTTTCAGGAAGATTCTTCAACAAAAAGTATTCAAGACGCCTATAAAACATACCTTACCACATTGTTTGAGTTGGTTGGCGATGAAAATGCACAGGCAAACGCTGCTATTGTATACGATATAGAAAAACGACTAGCAACTTCTCATAAAACTAGAATTGAGCGTAGAGTAATTAAAGAAAATTACCATAAAATGGCTGTATCCGATTTAGATAAGGATCAGCCAAACATTGGTTGGTCTACACTCTTTACTACGCTAGGCATGCATGTAGACTCTATAGATGTACGTCAACCGGCATATCATGAAAAGCTAAATGCAATGCTAACTGCCGTGCCTTTATCACAATGGAAGCTATACCTTAAAGCACATTCTTTAAGTTCGCATGATGGTATTTTAAGTAAACCTTTCCAAGATGCAGCGTTTGCGTACAGCAAAGTTCTGTCAGGACAGGCAGAACAACAGTCAAGATCGTTACAAATGGTACGTCGTGTTGACCGCCAAATAGGATTTGCTTTAGGAAAGTTGTATGTAAAGCGATACTTTAATGAAGATGCCAAAAAGCGTGCATTACAGCTAGTTAACAATTTTCAAAAGACCTTGGAAAAACGTATAGACGCCCTTGATTGGATGAGTGATAGCACTAAGGTAAAGGCCAAAGACAAGTTGTTTGCTATTAGCAAAAAGATTGGCTATCCAGATGTGTGGCGCGAGTATGACGGTGTAACAATTTCTAGAGATCAATTTTTTGAAAATGTAGTCGCGCTACGTAAAAACGACTATGAATATAACTTGAAACAACTTAATAAGGCACCAAATAGAGAAGAATGGCACACTACGCCTTCTACAGTAACGGCCTATTACAATCCGTCGTTAAACGAAATTGTTTTCCCAGCGGGCATCTTACAATCACCGTATTTTGATTTGTATGCAGATGATGCAGTGAATTATGGAGGTATTGGAATGGTAATAGGACATGAATTTACACATGCCTTTGACGATCAAGGTGCGCAATACGACAAAAACGGAAACGTAACAAATTGGTGGACTGAAGACGATTACACAAAATTTAAGGAAAAAACCCAGCAAATCATTGAACAGTACGATGCCTTTACGGTGTTAGATAGTGTGCACCTTAAAGGGGCTTTAACCGTTGGTGAAAACACTGCCGACAATGGAGGGATTGCCATTGCCTACGATGCTTTTAAAATGACCGAACAAGGTAAAGACACCACAAAAATAGGTGGTTATACGCCAGATCAGCGTTTCTTTTTGTCTATTGCCCGAATCTGGCGTGTAAAAACTAGAGACGAATTCTTACGTAATTACGTAGCAACAGATCCGCATTCGCCACCAGTTTGGCGTGTAAATGGTCCGCTAATGAACTTTACTCCATTTTATGAAGCGTTTAACGTCAAAGAAGGGGAAGCAAACTTTAGAACCGAGGAAGAGCGTATTAAGATTTGGTAA
- a CDS encoding cold-shock protein yields the protein MARSQQTFSKSEKEKKRLKKREEKRKKMEARKAEKEANGTSGIEFAYVDHLGNLVDTPPDPSKKVEVEADDIVIGVPKTLDEDREEIDPVRQGTVNFFDHSKGFGFIIDSENNEKYFTHVSGIIDEINENDKVSFELEKGQRGMNAVRVQLVK from the coding sequence ATGGCAAGATCACAACAAACATTTAGTAAATCTGAAAAAGAAAAAAAACGCTTAAAAAAGCGAGAAGAGAAAAGAAAAAAAATGGAGGCCCGCAAGGCTGAAAAAGAAGCAAACGGAACTTCAGGTATTGAATTTGCGTATGTAGACCATCTAGGAAATTTGGTAGACACTCCTCCAGATCCTTCCAAAAAAGTAGAAGTAGAGGCAGACGATATTGTAATTGGTGTGCCTAAAACACTCGATGAAGATAGAGAAGAAATAGACCCTGTTAGACAAGGTACTGTAAACTTCTTTGATCATTCAAAGGGCTTCGGTTTTATAATAGATTCAGAAAACAACGAGAAATACTTTACCCACGTCAGTGGTATTATTGACGAGATTAATGAAAACGACAAGGTTTCTTTCGAACTTGAAAAGGGTCAACGAGGCATGAACGCCGTTAGAGTTCAATTAGTCAAGTAA
- a CDS encoding LytR/AlgR family response regulator transcription factor, whose amino-acid sequence MKSLIVEDKAYIRKGLLNLLTQVETEVTVLGECESVKDAVIVANTCKPDLIFLDINLIDGTGFDFLSQTENLSYKVIFITAYEEYALQALKAGAVDYLMKPVDLEELQIALRKVSEISVLKQKQQIAITKQVWNNEGDKLVLSLQDSFQVVQLDELLYCESDKGYTTFYCNDGKKHLVSKTLKEFEERLLQANFTRPHQSFMVNLKFIDKYDKSGIIYLKNGKKIPVSSRKRDTFIKAFLQWNNS is encoded by the coding sequence ATGAAATCACTCATCGTAGAAGATAAAGCATACATTAGAAAAGGACTTCTAAACCTATTAACACAGGTAGAGACTGAGGTTACGGTTCTAGGAGAATGTGAATCTGTAAAAGATGCAGTAATTGTAGCAAATACCTGCAAGCCAGATCTAATATTTCTTGACATCAACCTTATTGATGGAACAGGATTCGATTTTCTATCTCAAACTGAAAATTTAAGCTATAAGGTTATATTTATTACGGCCTATGAAGAATATGCCTTGCAAGCCCTGAAGGCGGGAGCAGTAGATTATCTTATGAAACCCGTTGACTTAGAAGAACTTCAAATAGCACTTAGAAAGGTGTCAGAAATATCTGTTCTAAAACAAAAACAGCAAATAGCTATTACGAAACAAGTGTGGAATAACGAAGGCGATAAATTAGTACTATCGCTTCAAGATAGTTTTCAGGTTGTGCAACTAGACGAATTACTGTATTGCGAGTCTGATAAAGGCTATACTACGTTCTACTGTAATGATGGAAAAAAGCACTTGGTTTCTAAAACATTAAAAGAGTTTGAAGAACGGCTACTTCAAGCAAATTTTACACGTCCTCACCAATCGTTTATGGTGAACTTAAAATTTATAGATAAATACGATAAGTCTGGTATTATTTATCTAAAAAACGGCAAGAAAATCCCTGTGTCTTCACGCAAAAGAGATACTTTCATAAAGGCTTTCCTACAGTGGAACAATAGTTAA
- a CDS encoding winged helix-turn-helix domain-containing protein — translation MKRIQLHMLAIVSCLTMGIFISCSQNTDEIDFSERAKVAIRAVGNDVLLSQQDTTSLVMPVVLIAPNIYELSFENPLAFDPGSLNASVTTYFAKANLPPNYRVEVLQCGDEDVAHSFEMQANMDNTIMPCGGRILPEACYVIRVKFTEQLSKESENATLFYILIFLVLAFLAFVFYSKYYVYQSGTDRQHGTSLGSFTFYPDQNKLVKEAQEIPLSKKECELLEIFIAAPNQVIKREELTKKVWEDNGVIVGRSLDTYISKLRKKLQEDGTIKITNVHGVGYKLEVA, via the coding sequence ATGAAAAGAATACAATTACATATGTTAGCGATTGTAAGTTGTCTTACAATGGGTATCTTTATTTCATGTAGTCAGAATACTGACGAAATAGATTTTTCAGAACGCGCTAAGGTGGCCATTCGTGCTGTAGGTAACGATGTACTCTTGTCTCAGCAGGACACAACATCTTTAGTTATGCCTGTGGTGTTGATAGCGCCCAATATATATGAGCTTTCTTTTGAAAATCCCTTAGCATTCGATCCAGGTTCATTAAATGCATCGGTCACAACCTATTTTGCAAAGGCAAATCTTCCTCCTAATTACAGGGTAGAAGTATTGCAATGTGGAGATGAAGATGTAGCCCATAGTTTTGAAATGCAAGCCAACATGGACAATACAATTATGCCATGTGGGGGTAGAATACTGCCAGAAGCCTGTTATGTAATACGTGTAAAGTTTACAGAGCAATTATCGAAGGAGTCAGAAAACGCAACACTCTTTTATATTCTAATCTTTTTAGTACTAGCGTTTTTGGCGTTTGTGTTTTATAGTAAGTATTACGTGTACCAATCTGGCACAGATCGCCAGCATGGTACTTCGTTAGGAAGCTTCACTTTCTATCCAGACCAGAATAAACTAGTGAAAGAAGCGCAGGAAATACCTTTATCTAAAAAAGAGTGCGAATTACTAGAGATTTTTATCGCAGCTCCAAATCAGGTAATTAAACGAGAAGAACTCACAAAAAAAGTATGGGAAGATAACGGAGTAATTGTAGGCCGTAGCCTAGACACATATATTTCAAAACTTCGTAAAAAGCTGCAGGAAGATGGAACTATAAAAATAACCAACGTGCACGGAGTTGGTTATAAGTTAGAGGTGGCATGA
- a CDS encoding T9SS type A sorting domain-containing protein, whose protein sequence is MTKNFTRISLMVAMLFAVTTTFAQDCSTQPFRYTDYVVSGNFTQNNANDDVINDVVMLSKNTSSLRIDALVSNGNGDRTLKLGSSSINYNLDNVNGRMVKGDFDNDGHIDDFILINKTSAYGMRFDLFKSDGNNPSFSQSSVYTLNGYDPDKITGRVVSGDFDQDGYWDDIAAFYDYGNGETRIHTFRSNGSTFVYSGSPGWWKSTGYSASRVTDRVVSGDFDHDGNVDDIAAFYDYGGGHTRIHVWISNGSSLSYQYSTGWWSSNGYVASKISTRVMSLNIDRDGHNYDDIVAFYDYNGVTKMHVFESNGSSFDYSGPGGWWSGSLVIGYIPEPDYAHRMNGKIVEYDSRTSGITQGKPSDMIGFHDTMIPKYRFWRAKRAIYLQNRIEHTTIRYCDSKNNETTEFEATASSLQPLIKAYPNPTKSAVAIEIPEELLGGATRIEVHNLYGNLVFSEEVTTATTIINLGTKNPGVYLVKVIGSTTTNILKVIKE, encoded by the coding sequence ATGACAAAAAACTTTACAAGAATCAGTCTTATGGTTGCAATGCTATTTGCAGTTACAACGACCTTCGCACAAGATTGCTCTACCCAACCATTTAGATATACAGATTATGTAGTCTCTGGTAATTTCACTCAAAACAACGCAAATGATGATGTTATAAACGACGTTGTTATGCTGAGTAAGAATACTAGTTCGTTGCGAATTGATGCCTTAGTAAGCAACGGTAATGGAGATAGGACTTTAAAACTTGGCTCAAGTTCCATTAATTATAATCTAGACAATGTAAATGGAAGAATGGTTAAAGGAGACTTTGACAATGACGGGCACATAGACGATTTTATACTTATCAATAAAACATCGGCATATGGTATGCGATTCGACCTTTTTAAAAGTGATGGTAATAATCCTTCGTTCTCGCAAAGTAGTGTCTATACACTTAATGGGTATGATCCTGATAAAATTACGGGGCGTGTTGTTTCTGGAGACTTCGATCAAGATGGGTATTGGGATGATATTGCGGCCTTCTACGACTACGGAAATGGAGAAACAAGAATTCACACCTTTAGATCTAATGGCAGCACTTTTGTGTATTCGGGAAGTCCTGGATGGTGGAAAAGTACTGGTTACTCGGCTTCAAGGGTAACAGATCGTGTAGTTTCTGGAGATTTTGATCACGACGGTAACGTAGATGATATTGCTGCTTTCTATGATTACGGAGGAGGACACACACGCATTCATGTATGGATTTCAAACGGATCGAGCTTAAGTTATCAATATTCTACCGGGTGGTGGAGCTCTAACGGGTATGTAGCCTCTAAAATATCTACTCGGGTTATGTCATTAAATATAGACAGAGACGGGCACAATTACGATGATATTGTGGCTTTTTACGACTATAATGGTGTTACAAAAATGCATGTGTTTGAATCCAATGGAAGTTCGTTTGATTATTCCGGACCAGGAGGGTGGTGGTCAGGTTCACTAGTAATTGGATATATTCCAGAGCCAGATTACGCACACCGTATGAATGGTAAAATTGTAGAATATGATTCTAGAACTTCTGGAATAACGCAAGGAAAACCATCAGATATGATAGGGTTTCATGATACTATGATACCCAAGTATCGCTTTTGGAGAGCTAAGCGCGCTATATACCTTCAAAATAGAATTGAGCATACAACAATACGATATTGTGATTCAAAAAATAATGAAACTACAGAATTTGAAGCAACAGCATCTAGTTTGCAACCTTTAATTAAAGCTTATCCTAATCCTACTAAATCGGCTGTAGCTATCGAAATTCCAGAGGAATTGCTAGGCGGAGCTACGCGAATAGAAGTACATAATCTATATGGTAACTTAGTTTTTTCAGAAGAGGTGACTACTGCTACTACAATTATTAATCTTGGTACTAAAAACCCTGGTGTTTATTTAGTTAAGGTAATTGGAAGCACGACAACCAATATTCTAAAAGTTATAAAAGAATAA
- a CDS encoding cold-shock protein, with protein sequence MSKGTVKFFNETKGFGFITEEGVEKDHFVHISGLIDEIREGDEVTFELKEGNKGLNAVNVKVI encoded by the coding sequence ATGAGTAAAGGAACAGTAAAATTTTTCAACGAAACTAAAGGTTTTGGATTCATCACCGAAGAAGGAGTTGAAAAAGATCACTTTGTACACATTTCTGGATTAATCGACGAGATTAGAGAAGGTGATGAAGTTACATTTGAGCTTAAAGAAGGAAACAAAGGATTAAATGCAGTGAACGTAAAAGTGATCTAA
- a CDS encoding DEAD/DEAH box helicase: MNSTFTDLGIDLTLVQSLHELAITNPTSIQEKVIPAFLNREDDIVALAKTGTGKTAAFGIPLLQLIDTENPNIQAIILAPTRELGQQIFKSLIQFAKHTSSISIASICGGIPIKPQIERLKKETHIVVATPGRLVDLLQRKALDVGQTSYLVLDEADEMVTALKDGLDSIVKELPKKHRTFLFTATLPGTIKQLVQNYMSKHVAHIETDMEHMGHEGIDHQYVVVAPIEKLSVLLHFLNSKAGQRGIIFCKTKAAVNKLAKNLAINKFSSGALHGSLSQGIRDRVMNQFREGHISILVATDLAARGIDVSNLSYVVQYHLPDTFETYVHRSGRTARAGAKGLSLSVIQEDEVAEIPDFEKELGISFSEMPKADALALEENNTLLWAKKIFKTKPNRTISEALKTEIKTVFHHLTKEELIDKVVADYLNQSQKATPKK, translated from the coding sequence ATGAATAGTACTTTTACCGACTTAGGAATAGATTTAACTTTAGTACAGAGCTTACATGAATTAGCAATTACTAATCCTACGTCAATTCAAGAAAAGGTAATACCTGCTTTTCTAAATAGAGAAGATGATATTGTTGCGCTGGCCAAAACAGGTACCGGTAAAACAGCAGCATTTGGTATACCACTATTGCAATTAATAGATACAGAGAATCCCAACATTCAAGCAATAATTCTTGCGCCTACACGAGAGTTAGGGCAACAAATTTTTAAAAGTTTAATTCAATTTGCTAAGCATACATCATCTATTTCTATTGCTTCCATTTGTGGTGGCATACCTATAAAACCACAGATTGAACGCCTTAAGAAAGAAACGCATATAGTAGTAGCTACGCCAGGGCGCCTTGTAGATCTCTTACAGCGAAAGGCTTTAGACGTTGGACAAACATCTTATTTGGTCCTGGACGAAGCAGATGAAATGGTCACCGCATTAAAAGATGGTTTAGACAGCATTGTAAAGGAGCTTCCAAAAAAGCATAGAACATTTTTATTTACTGCTACGCTTCCGGGTACTATAAAGCAATTGGTTCAAAATTATATGTCTAAGCATGTAGCTCATATAGAAACCGATATGGAACATATGGGGCACGAGGGGATTGATCACCAATACGTTGTGGTTGCTCCTATAGAAAAGCTTTCGGTTTTATTACATTTTTTAAATTCGAAGGCAGGACAAAGGGGTATTATTTTTTGCAAAACAAAGGCAGCCGTTAATAAATTGGCTAAAAACTTAGCAATCAATAAATTTTCCTCTGGAGCATTGCACGGTAGCTTGTCACAAGGAATTAGAGATAGAGTTATGAACCAATTTAGAGAAGGGCATATTTCTATCTTAGTGGCTACAGATTTAGCAGCTCGTGGTATAGATGTAAGCAATCTATCTTATGTTGTGCAATACCATCTTCCAGATACGTTTGAAACGTATGTGCATAGAAGTGGTAGAACAGCTAGAGCAGGGGCAAAGGGGCTTTCTTTAAGTGTTATTCAGGAGGATGAAGTAGCTGAAATTCCCGACTTTGAAAAGGAGTTAGGTATTTCATTTTCAGAAATGCCAAAAGCCGACGCACTGGCTTTGGAAGAGAATAATACGCTGCTTTGGGCTAAAAAAATATTTAAAACAAAACCAAACCGAACGATTTCCGAAGCACTTAAAACAGAAATTAAAACGGTATTTCACCATCTTACAAAAGAAGAACTTATAGATAAAGTGGTTGCCGATTATTTAAATCAATCTCAAAAAGCAACCCCTAAAAAGTAA
- a CDS encoding DEAD/DEAH box helicase: protein MANTVKSQKEILSNLGIKTLNPMQEEALLAITSSENTILLSPTGTGKTVAFLLPTLQALDAHNEFVQLLILVPSRELAIQIEQVIRQMGSGFKTNAVYGGRPFTKDKVDLAHNPAILIGTPGRVADHLRRETFSVEGIKTLVLDEFDKSLEIGFENEMREIMAHLPSIEKRVLTSATQGVEIPSFVQLKNELVIDYLGTQKSKLTIKKVVSEEKDKLKTLVRLLHHIGNQPGIIFCNFKDTIQFVSDYLEDNNIPHGLFYGGLEQIERERALIKFRNGTHQIIIATDLAARGLDIPELNFIIHYQLPLKAEEFTHRNGRTARMNAQGTAYVLQWEQEYVPEFITTREIVTLQDKKTRLQSKWATLYVSGGRRDKISKGDLAGLFFKQGNLERDELGVIELKQDCAFVAVPISKVKAVIEKTNNTRLKKKKVRVTQLL from the coding sequence ATGGCAAACACAGTAAAGTCTCAAAAAGAAATTTTATCTAATCTGGGCATTAAAACGCTCAATCCAATGCAGGAAGAGGCACTCTTGGCAATCACCTCTTCAGAAAACACTATTTTATTGTCGCCTACTGGAACAGGTAAAACTGTGGCCTTTTTATTACCAACCCTTCAGGCGTTAGATGCACATAATGAGTTTGTTCAATTGCTTATTCTAGTACCTTCAAGAGAGCTTGCCATACAAATTGAACAGGTAATCCGCCAAATGGGTTCTGGCTTTAAAACAAATGCAGTATACGGTGGTAGACCTTTTACAAAAGACAAGGTAGACCTAGCGCACAATCCGGCAATTTTAATAGGAACCCCGGGCCGAGTAGCAGATCATTTAAGACGTGAGACCTTTTCAGTAGAAGGCATTAAAACACTGGTATTAGATGAATTTGACAAGTCGTTAGAGATTGGATTTGAAAATGAAATGCGTGAAATTATGGCGCATCTTCCAAGCATAGAGAAGCGTGTGTTAACATCGGCAACACAAGGTGTAGAGATCCCAAGTTTTGTACAGTTGAAAAATGAGTTGGTTATAGATTACTTGGGGACCCAAAAGAGCAAGCTTACCATAAAAAAGGTAGTTTCCGAAGAAAAAGACAAGTTGAAGACATTGGTACGTCTTCTCCACCATATTGGCAATCAACCAGGAATAATATTTTGCAATTTTAAAGATACCATTCAATTTGTAAGTGATTATCTGGAAGACAATAACATTCCACATGGCCTATTTTATGGAGGTTTAGAACAAATAGAAAGAGAACGTGCGCTAATTAAATTTAGAAATGGCACCCACCAAATCATTATCGCTACAGATCTTGCTGCGCGCGGATTAGACATTCCAGAGTTAAATTTTATTATTCACTACCAATTACCGTTAAAAGCTGAAGAATTTACACACAGAAACGGGAGAACCGCTAGAATGAATGCTCAGGGAACGGCTTATGTCTTACAATGGGAACAAGAATATGTACCTGAGTTTATTACCACCCGTGAAATTGTAACACTGCAGGATAAAAAAACGAGGTTGCAATCTAAATGGGCGACGCTCTACGTTTCTGGCGGACGAAGAGATAAAATATCGAAAGGTGATCTTGCCGGTCTGTTCTTTAAACAAGGAAACTTAGAACGGGACGAACTTGGGGTTATTGAACTGAAACAAGATTGCGCCTTTGTTGCAGTTCCTATAAGTAAAGTAAAAGCGGTTATTGAAAAAACAAACAACACTCGGCTGAAGAAGAAAAAGGTTAGAGTGACACAATTATTATAA
- a CDS encoding tetratricopeptide repeat protein — MLKYLSYFFLFLSTVVYSQNTAVDSLKNVLLLHKEKDTVRVNTLNELAFLQLKLGKTKTAAYLQESFKIADSIHYKKGKARVLYLQGISQAFQSNFDKGQSSLNEALLIYKEIGFTEGISECYKRLGLLAHNMGNQELAITYHNNAIRMYYEIGNKVGVAVGYNNLGRAYNALGDYINAIQNYSKSLEISEQLGDEKRMANCYNNIGTIYSDQSNYPRALEYYNKSLTIDEKLNDTIGISNTLNNMGIIYKNIQNYDKAIEIYERALKFQNNNLEKRNSAEILNNLGLAYKNKGEYKQAHNYLKEALGFSEQIKNKLYIATILNNIGDVHLMLKENQIALNYFERAKKIHLEVDNQRGLCNSYLGIAKAYTNQKKYSSALMNALESNKIAADLQLLDYQRDGQKLLSEIYDNLGNYENALTAHQQFKVISDSIFNKQNIEKITQLEYDYKYKQALDSANLRELKLTKTVKSTSADLEKSQRNLLLGVIAFLLMSLVFLGIVFFLKLRNEKIKTQNIVIEQKLLRSQMTPHFIFNSLSVLQGMILNKEDKKSVTYLSKFSKLLRITLENSRDKIVPLQQELQAVTNYLELQNLEEIQLYKYSITVDNSIDKSLVQIPPMLIQPFVENAIEHAFVNKKENREIVIQISHKDDRLLCTIADNGIGIQKKTSHTNKEKKSLATVITKERLKFLSKDFKRAGAITIEDRQKYNQQGTIVTLEIPYIIQETS; from the coding sequence TTGTTAAAATATCTATCCTACTTTTTCCTGTTTCTTTCTACAGTTGTTTATTCGCAGAACACCGCAGTAGACAGCTTAAAAAATGTATTACTTCTTCATAAAGAAAAAGACACTGTACGGGTAAATACTTTAAATGAGTTAGCTTTTTTACAGCTGAAATTAGGAAAGACCAAAACCGCGGCGTATTTACAAGAATCTTTTAAGATAGCAGATTCTATTCACTACAAGAAGGGAAAAGCAAGGGTTTTGTACTTGCAAGGGATATCTCAGGCGTTTCAATCTAATTTCGATAAAGGACAATCTTCTCTAAATGAAGCGCTACTTATTTATAAGGAAATAGGATTTACAGAAGGCATTTCTGAATGTTATAAAAGACTTGGCTTGCTTGCACATAATATGGGCAATCAGGAGCTAGCTATTACGTACCATAATAATGCCATTCGAATGTATTATGAGATAGGCAATAAGGTTGGTGTGGCCGTTGGGTATAATAATTTAGGAAGGGCTTACAATGCTTTAGGAGATTATATAAATGCAATACAAAATTATTCCAAATCGCTAGAGATAAGTGAGCAATTAGGTGACGAGAAAAGAATGGCAAACTGCTACAACAACATTGGCACCATTTATAGTGATCAAAGTAACTACCCACGTGCCTTAGAGTATTACAACAAGAGTTTAACTATAGATGAAAAGTTAAACGATACAATCGGAATCTCAAATACATTAAATAATATGGGTATTATATATAAAAATATCCAGAATTATGACAAGGCAATTGAAATCTATGAACGGGCTTTAAAATTTCAAAATAATAATCTTGAGAAAAGAAACTCGGCAGAAATATTAAATAATTTAGGGCTGGCTTATAAAAATAAAGGCGAATACAAACAGGCACATAACTACCTTAAGGAAGCGCTAGGATTTAGCGAACAAATTAAAAATAAACTATACATAGCGACAATCTTAAATAATATAGGAGATGTTCATTTAATGCTAAAAGAGAACCAAATAGCTTTAAACTATTTTGAAAGAGCCAAAAAAATACATTTAGAAGTCGACAATCAGCGCGGTTTGTGCAATTCGTATTTAGGAATTGCTAAGGCATATACAAATCAAAAAAAGTATAGTTCTGCGCTAATGAATGCCTTAGAGAGTAATAAAATAGCAGCTGATTTACAGTTATTGGATTATCAACGCGATGGACAAAAATTGCTTTCAGAGATCTATGACAACCTGGGGAATTATGAAAATGCACTAACTGCCCACCAACAATTTAAAGTGATAAGTGACAGCATTTTTAATAAGCAAAACATTGAGAAAATTACCCAATTAGAATATGATTATAAATACAAACAAGCACTAGATTCTGCTAATTTAAGAGAGCTAAAACTTACAAAAACTGTAAAATCAACTTCTGCCGATTTAGAAAAATCGCAGCGTAATTTATTATTAGGCGTAATTGCCTTTTTATTGATGTCATTGGTTTTTTTAGGTATTGTATTCTTCTTAAAGCTAAGAAATGAAAAGATTAAAACGCAGAATATCGTTATAGAACAAAAGTTATTACGTTCTCAAATGACACCTCACTTTATATTTAATTCGCTTTCTGTTTTGCAAGGGATGATTTTAAATAAAGAAGATAAAAAATCTGTTACATACTTATCTAAATTTTCAAAATTGTTGCGAATTACTTTAGAAAATTCTAGAGACAAAATAGTTCCGTTACAACAGGAATTACAGGCTGTTACCAACTATTTAGAGCTTCAGAATTTGGAAGAAATACAATTGTACAAGTACTCGATAACAGTAGACAATTCAATAGATAAATCATTGGTTCAAATTCCGCCTATGCTCATACAGCCATTTGTAGAAAACGCAATTGAGCATGCCTTTGTTAATAAAAAAGAAAATAGAGAAATTGTCATACAAATAAGTCATAAAGATGATAGATTACTGTGCACAATCGCTGACAATGGCATCGGAATACAAAAGAAAACATCCCACACAAATAAAGAGAAGAAATCTTTAGCAACAGTGATTACTAAAGAACGATTAAAATTTTTATCTAAAGATTTTAAAAGAGCAGGGGCTATTACTATAGAAGATAGACAAAAATATAACCAACAAGGCACCATAGTTACTTTAGAAATTCCATACATAATACAGGAAACGTCATGA